Part of the Salvelinus sp. IW2-2015 linkage group LG7, ASM291031v2, whole genome shotgun sequence genome, TGTCCTCGCTGAGATTTAAAGGTTGGACAGCTCTATCCCTGGCCTAGTCATactaaagactgtaaaaatgagACCTGATGCATCTCTGCTTGGcactatagatagatagatagatagatagatagatagatagatagataaatagattGGGGATAAGGCCATGCGAAAGACTAGCATCTTGTCCAGGGGATGTACccctagtcgtagactgttctctatgctaccgcaaggcaagcggtaccggagtgccaagtctaggtccaagaggcttctaaacagcttctacccccaagccataagactactgaacatctaatcaaatggctacccagactacttgcattgccccccctccctcctattttacgctgctgttactctgttATTATCGATGCATAagttactttaataactctaccctcatgtatattttatttcaactaaccggtgcacccactcattgactctgtaccagtaccccctgtatatagcctcgctattgttattttactgctgctctttaattatttgttactttatttMttatttttgtaggtatttttcttaactgcattgttgRttaagggcttgtaagtaagcatttctatgtaaggtctactacacctgttgtattcggtgcatgtgacaaataaaatttgatttgatggtgcAATGACATATGACAACCGCAGTTTTTGTAAATACTGTCCCACCAAGGACTAACGTTAATGGCCAAAGGGGCcgttctccctcgctctctgtcactgtcaaatatatgtattttatttgtttagaCCAGAATAATTTTTAGTAGGTTATGTCTCTGTTCATCTCTTAAATGTGTTGACTTGCCTCACCATGGCTAGCTAGCGTATCTAACCTAGCTAGTAGCTAACAGTGGACGCtcctgaggggaggacggctcataatgtctggaacggagcgaatggaatggcatcaaacagtgtgttttatttatttgataccatttcactttTGCtggtccagccattaccacaagcctgtcctccccaattaaggtgccacctgtGGTAACTACATATACTAGCCATCATATTGCTTGCAGCAAGCACCATGCCTGAGCGTTCTCCTCATGAATTTCTTGCTCACTGGCTGTCCTAgccagcatagcaaagattatctacactgagtgtacaaactatttggaacaccttactaatattgagttgcacccccgtttgctttcagaacagcctcaaatcatcagggcatggatgacaaggtgtcgaaagtgtactacagggatgctggcccatgttgactccaatgcttccaacagttgtcaagttggctggatatcttttgggtggtggaccattcttgatacacaagggaaactgttgagtgtgaaaaaccctggcagctttgcagttcttgacacgctCAAACCGgtgggcctggcacctactaccataccccgttcaaaggcacttaaatattttgtcttgcccattcaccctctgaatggcacacatacacaatctatgtctcaagtcttaaaaatccttctttaacctgtctcctccccttcatctacactgattgaagtggatttaaacaggtgacatcaataagggatgatagctttcacctggattcacctggtctgtatgccatggaaagaggtgttcctaatgttttgtacactcagtgcgtgtgtgtgtgtgtgtgtgtgtgtgtgtgtatatatacggaGTTATTCAGTATATAGTAcagcttcgcctcttcctctctgatctaGAAATACTTTAAGAAAttaagagtatttctgtctgagcATAGCTAGCAAGCCCAGGCAACCACTTCCACCTCACATTACCAAAGCACCGCCCACCGTGTTTGACAGGTCTAACACACATCGAAAACGCAAAGGAGCAATGAGGAAACTAAATAGCAAAATTAAGCATTGATTGATTTATAGAATTTTATTGATCATTTGAATTTTGTCACAATTCATGCAGTCACAAGGAAATTACATGAGAAATGATTGGTAATTTaagcttttacatttaatttttaaACGTGTCAGTGTTKTACTGGATAGTACTGTGGAAATTAAATATGAAACACTTtgctatttatttttcaaatgagcAGGCATTATGCATACTCAATCATGAAAACGATAACGCTTAGAATTTTGTCATAAATGCATACCCATTTAGGAAAAGGAATTAGAAACACAGATTTATAATTTgcccatttatatttttttatattgaataAAGCCACTAATAAACTTCCATACACACTAACTGCCACCATAGATTTTTCAACGAACCTGTTCTTGGCGGTACTTTCATAGTTCTCGattcagtgaaaaaaaaaaatattagaaatgtcaacaaaaaaaagtatattaaatCCATGTTTTGTACCCTGCCATCTTAGCTGCCGCACATCTAGCATTTCCCAGCAGCTTTGCAGGAATTACTAGTTTTTATGCGGCACGGCCAGGTGTAGCATTAGATGACAGTTCGTCACACAGTGCAACCAAAACAAAGATCTACACACATGCAAGAGGCATATCTCACTCGATACAAAACATGGATTTAATAGCTTTCTGAATTTTCTATGGTTTTTGtagaaccacctgcaactggaaACTGACATTTCTAAGATACTTTTTTCACCGACTCGAGTTTGAAGATTAGTTGAAAAATCTGTGAGGGTTTGTATAGGGCTTTCCTGCAAAGCCCAGTAATGCACACGAAAAATATTTGGCTGTACGCCAGATAATGTGATATATGTATCTACAGAATTTAGTACTGTGTTGGTTAGGAATACAGTGCCTTTTATGTCttgagtttgtgtgttgtgtaaaCAATGACTGTACTAAGTACTGTACTTTTCATTTGTTCCATAGCTTGTGAATCTGACATCAATCACCATGACTTCTATTCCCATGACGGGTAAGTGGGacgtccttttttttttttgtgttagaGAAATGCCATTTTATATGGCACTTATTTCACAAAgaagacaaaatacatttatttgaatttTGAAGTCCGTGTGTCAATGAAAAACTGTAACCATATTTTCCTCTATAGAGTTGATGACACCCAACCCTTTTTCATGACGGCTCTGTCTTCTGATTAAGGCACTGCGTTATGTCAAATAGATTTCAAAAATTAAACATTGGCTGGACCTGAGTTTAGCCGTTTTGTAAGCAGATTACTGTGTAATAAAATACAGTTCAGATTTCCCTGTATTGAGAAAATGATGCAGTTTCTCATGTTTATACTAGCACAGCCTACAGTATGAAACGGATTGTTTGTCATGTTTTATGTCTTCAGCAACAGAGATGAGACCTACATCGCTTCCCAGTCATACGGACTCCTCTGTCATTGGAAGTAGGCCtgattttattttaacttttctTTTCACTTCAGTatgataaaaacaaaaatgtgcaaaacCCTATGTTTTAAAAGTAGACTCCACAAAATGATGTTGCCACGAgtagcaccgcagatattgagataaTAGAGATGCAGGACTTCACTCTCACAGAGTATATGCGCATGTGCGGTTTACattctgcatctacgtcatatcactgagtctacctttaaagcgTATGCATCTATCCTTAGCTGAACTTCTGTCCCTATTCTAAAAGCATTTGACTCTCTCTCCAGTTGTCATCGTACTTGTTCTACTGACGCTAGCTGGCCTGGGTTTCCTTCTGTACCGGTACTTGTGCCATAACAAGGGTGCC contains:
- the LOC139028047 gene encoding small cell adhesion glycoprotein-like, with translation MLLPTIRQLVNLTSITMTSIPMTATEMRPTSLPSHTDSSVIGIVIVLVLLTLAGLGFLLYRYLCHNKGAYRTTGEPAPGEDCDLAHSDIVTDEKKEYFI